In Trichocoleus sp. FACHB-46, a genomic segment contains:
- a CDS encoding TIGR02652 family protein translates to MVTTASYPFFGPEITCPLCNRPMSGLVLTESYVCHLHGQFDAKPDNQELEFADTRKCWRRLEDQWYRCHRRFDTLEYEIGEALSYGKFNGGLHALTKNPKHVTKIVVSRRYESLVEPYRQLLEEQRLPLTIFGIPTEFSPDPQEEPRWNFINFELERQTSKIIIEGLDGWTQEEWQEAEKSGRLELKVFYLEESRLWYATLNRDTPNTSNCTAMCETLAGALGSLAKWVEQKTVPGSGDRNNSTN, encoded by the coding sequence ATGGTCACCACAGCCAGTTATCCCTTCTTTGGCCCAGAAATCACCTGCCCCCTTTGCAATAGACCAATGTCAGGATTAGTTCTGACTGAAAGCTACGTGTGCCATTTACATGGCCAATTCGATGCTAAGCCAGACAATCAAGAACTGGAGTTTGCAGACACCAGGAAGTGCTGGCGACGGTTGGAAGACCAATGGTATCGGTGCCATAGACGGTTCGACACGTTGGAATATGAAATTGGTGAGGCTTTAAGTTACGGCAAGTTTAATGGTGGCCTTCACGCCCTTACCAAAAACCCAAAGCACGTCACCAAAATCGTGGTTTCTCGACGGTATGAATCGTTAGTGGAACCATACAGACAATTGCTTGAGGAGCAACGTCTACCTCTTACAATCTTCGGTATTCCAACCGAATTCAGCCCCGATCCTCAAGAAGAGCCTCGATGGAACTTTATAAATTTTGAGCTAGAGAGGCAAACTTCTAAAATTATTATCGAAGGATTGGACGGCTGGACCCAGGAAGAGTGGCAGGAGGCTGAAAAGTCAGGTCGCTTAGAGCTGAAGGTTTTTTACCTTGAGGAATCTAGACTTTGGTATGCAACCCTCAATCGTGACACCCCCAATACCTCTAACTGCACCGCAATGTGCGAAACCTTAGCTGGTGCTCTGGGAAGCTTAGCTAAGTGGGTTGAGCAGAAAACAGTTCCCGGATCAGGCGATCGCAACAATTCCACCAACTAA
- a CDS encoding terminase small subunit: MSESPPKLTDKQKRFCQEYLVDFDSTEAYKRAGYVIKSDREAASDAENLLRNPKIQAYLSLLKAETLGLTERQRSFCNAYLTHFNATRAYKEAGYTAKNDNVAAASASALLKRPQVIEYLRTKSVEAAERVELTLDYVLRKVKDRLEVRITDVADIGRHGDLTIKDLNKVPKEAVAAIAEISSTFTEEGPKLKLKMKDDGLALRLAAKYTGLTDDWNSFLRIAGKYGYTVRKTDSGYELLDTYTAPQITDDAAELGAAKED; this comes from the coding sequence GTGTCTGAGTCTCCTCCTAAGCTCACCGATAAACAGAAGCGATTTTGCCAGGAGTATCTCGTTGATTTTGATTCGACAGAGGCATACAAGCGTGCTGGCTATGTCATCAAGAGCGATCGCGAGGCTGCGTCGGATGCGGAAAATCTTCTAAGAAATCCTAAGATCCAAGCGTATCTCTCTCTTTTAAAGGCGGAAACCTTAGGTCTGACTGAGCGTCAAAGGAGTTTTTGCAATGCTTATTTAACTCATTTCAATGCCACGCGAGCTTACAAGGAAGCTGGATATACTGCCAAAAATGACAATGTTGCAGCTGCTAGTGCTAGTGCTCTACTTAAGAGACCTCAAGTTATAGAGTATTTACGCACTAAATCTGTGGAAGCAGCGGAGCGAGTTGAATTGACATTAGATTATGTACTTCGCAAAGTAAAGGATCGACTTGAGGTAAGAATTACTGATGTCGCAGACATAGGGCGACATGGAGATCTCACAATCAAAGATCTCAACAAGGTTCCGAAAGAAGCTGTGGCGGCGATCGCTGAGATCTCCTCAACTTTTACTGAGGAAGGTCCGAAGCTTAAGCTAAAGATGAAAGACGATGGTCTCGCCCTACGCTTAGCAGCTAAATATACTGGGCTGACAGATGACTGGAATTCTTTCCTCAGAATTGCTGGCAAATATGGCTATACAGTCCGAAAAACCGATTCGGGCTACGAATTGCTGGACACTTACACTGCGCCTCAAATCACAGATGATGCGGCTGAATTAGGTGCTGCAAAGGAAGATTGA
- a CDS encoding radical SAM protein, which yields MAVQGKESIIDPLCRSNLSKKGLCDYVINVATGCIHGCKFCYVTSTPTIRMREKVLRDRGVADPQMDWGQYLFVREGIPEILDQKLSRKRSWDETAAGKGVVLLCSTTDPYQNRQCAQVTREAVKVLLKYDKRVRILTRSPLWVNDLDILVHPNVTVGMSLPHLSDELSRQIEPGAPFPSDRLKALTRGQRAGCRLFIAMAPTPPMMESSDFNDHLEQLALLNPEIIFWEPINARGTNGKRMLAAGLEWAKSVMTQKSWASRFVEQWDMLEAAADATQLRDRLHIWPDPELKGYVEQSRFDYWWNRPTVETWPVLQKTA from the coding sequence ATGGCTGTTCAGGGAAAGGAGTCTATTATCGATCCGCTCTGTAGAAGCAATCTCAGTAAGAAGGGGCTTTGTGACTACGTCATCAATGTAGCGACCGGATGCATTCATGGTTGTAAATTTTGCTATGTCACCTCAACCCCAACAATTCGCATGAGGGAAAAAGTACTTCGCGATCGCGGGGTAGCGGACCCACAAATGGATTGGGGACAGTACTTATTTGTAAGAGAAGGCATTCCTGAAATTTTGGACCAAAAGCTGAGTCGCAAGCGGAGCTGGGACGAGACGGCGGCAGGCAAAGGTGTAGTGCTACTCTGCTCAACGACCGACCCTTACCAAAATCGCCAGTGTGCCCAGGTCACACGCGAAGCCGTTAAGGTGCTTTTGAAGTACGACAAGCGCGTACGTATTTTGACTCGCTCACCCCTTTGGGTGAATGACCTAGATATCCTAGTCCATCCCAATGTCACAGTTGGCATGTCATTGCCCCATCTCAGTGACGAACTCAGCCGACAAATCGAACCCGGTGCCCCTTTCCCTAGCGATCGCCTGAAAGCTCTGACAAGGGGGCAGAGAGCTGGCTGTCGATTGTTTATTGCGATGGCCCCCACTCCACCCATGATGGAGAGTTCTGACTTCAATGATCATCTAGAGCAGCTCGCGCTACTAAACCCAGAGATCATTTTTTGGGAGCCGATCAATGCTCGTGGGACAAATGGGAAACGAATGCTAGCAGCGGGGCTAGAGTGGGCTAAGTCTGTAATGACTCAAAAGTCATGGGCCAGTCGGTTTGTGGAGCAGTGGGACATGCTAGAAGCTGCCGCCGATGCCACTCAATTGCGCGATCGCCTGCACATTTGGCCTGACCCAGAACTGAAAGGTTATGTAGAACAGTCTCGATTTGATTATTGGTGGAATCGACCAACGGTGGAAACGTGGCCAGTTTTACAGAAAACAGCTTAA
- a CDS encoding helix-turn-helix transcriptional regulator → MVAAVRQKSLNDRRFARQSYGKPKSDLTLFGIALRRTFDNFPELLAVNISAAVRASKIGKISSSQISGFKNGNQNLRATSVQDIIIGLREEHPEAFEYYLSTLMTLLRNWEPTDNSDQNEAIMPDYESLVDFIKAWMEREGVSQEELEKRTKKEGLSAKALREILAGREINTDKELAPLSRVLRDPDGKIYDSDVWNALCGDLPPDFSDESEEPNGHTVG, encoded by the coding sequence ATGGTTGCTGCTGTGCGTCAAAAATCATTAAATGATCGTCGTTTTGCAAGGCAATCATATGGAAAGCCTAAGTCGGATCTGACGCTCTTTGGCATAGCTCTGCGACGAACGTTTGACAATTTCCCTGAATTACTGGCAGTTAATATCTCTGCTGCGGTTCGAGCCAGCAAGATCGGTAAAATCAGCTCAAGCCAGATATCAGGATTTAAAAACGGTAACCAAAACTTAAGGGCAACTAGCGTCCAAGACATTATTATCGGATTGCGAGAGGAACACCCTGAGGCGTTTGAGTATTACCTCTCAACCTTGATGACGCTTTTACGGAACTGGGAACCTACTGACAATAGTGACCAAAATGAGGCCATCATGCCAGACTATGAAAGCCTGGTTGATTTTATTAAAGCTTGGATGGAGCGTGAAGGGGTCTCGCAGGAAGAGCTAGAGAAGCGAACCAAAAAAGAAGGACTCTCAGCTAAAGCTCTGCGCGAAATTTTGGCAGGCCGTGAAATTAATACTGATAAGGAGCTAGCTCCTTTGTCTAGAGTTCTGAGAGATCCGGACGGCAAAATCTACGACTCAGATGTGTGGAATGCTCTTTGTGGAGACTTGCCACCAGATTTCTCAGACGAATCAGAAGAACCCAATGGACATACCGTTGGGTAA
- a CDS encoding helix-turn-helix transcriptional regulator: MSLANSNGGSTLRQLRLRQKLTQRKLGQLLGVTDTTVRNWEKGREEPKLTFRQIKKLCQVLECTLDDLPDQVDLRKETGS; this comes from the coding sequence ATGAGTCTAGCAAATTCAAATGGTGGGTCTACTCTCCGTCAACTCCGTCTTCGCCAAAAGCTTACGCAAAGGAAGCTGGGGCAATTGCTTGGCGTTACAGATACGACTGTTCGTAATTGGGAAAAAGGAAGGGAGGAGCCGAAGCTAACATTTCGACAAATAAAAAAATTGTGTCAAGTGTTGGAATGCACTTTAGATGACTTGCCCGATCAGGTGGACCTTAGGAAAGAAACCGGTTCTTAA
- a CDS encoding PleD family two-component system response regulator gives MTDAPISEPSPAIRVLVVEDDDSNRLLMDDYLTHQGYQVLSLAEGSSFFSTLAQFQPHVVLLDLKLPNISGYQLLEGLRQNIEFQHLPVIVLTASAFRTERQQVLQLGVQGYFVKPSHPKELIAAIEKVCAG, from the coding sequence ATGACAGATGCTCCGATTTCTGAACCGAGCCCAGCAATAAGAGTCTTGGTAGTTGAGGATGATGACTCTAATCGATTGCTAATGGATGACTACCTCACTCATCAAGGCTACCAAGTGCTGAGTTTGGCAGAGGGCAGCAGCTTTTTCTCAACTCTGGCTCAGTTTCAGCCGCATGTGGTTTTACTAGACTTGAAGTTACCCAACATCAGTGGCTACCAATTACTAGAAGGACTGCGACAGAATATAGAGTTTCAGCATTTGCCTGTCATCGTGCTTACGGCATCCGCCTTTCGAACCGAGCGTCAACAAGTACTGCAATTGGGAGTACAAGGTTATTTTGTCAAGCCGAGCCACCCAAAAGAGCTAATCGCGGCGATTGAAAAAGTTTGTGCTGGATAG